GATttgaacaaaagaaagaaatggaataCAAGAAAGAATAGAGAGCAGAAAGATCTTGGAGAGAGAATTGTTTCGAAATTGTATTTGATAAAACTTGCTTTGTGTACAAGTATCTGATGTCTGTTTATACACGTACAGAAAGAGTAACTAACATAACTACTGATAACTAACTGCTATACACGTGTAAGATTAACTTTgacttatataatttaatatatccaTCTGCcattctcaaatttcaaaagacAGATAATTATcgaattctacttatcatcttcaATATCACGTATCGATATGTAATTTATCTTTTaccattctatttaaacacataaatatgtgtatttaaataaataaaaaatgaaaaaagacatATCAATAATAGATTTCTCTTTCACAAAATCATTTGGACGATCTGTACCATACCAGCTACAATGCCAGAGAGCACTTCCTACAGAAGTAGCAATCACTTGACATAAACACACCCATCTCTGATCAGGCTATACGCCAAAATTACAAGAATAAGGTTCAGGTTTAAAGTTTTAATGATACATGACCCCTTTTACAACCCTTTTACCCTCGTATAAAAGtcttaatgttatttttataaattattttataaaaatatccctcctttaagacataattatataaaaacttctaaaaaaaattatatgtctatcattttcctaaccCAGAATTGCCAAGCAACTACGAAAGCATATCAATCAATTAAACACGACGTCAAATACGTGACTAGGTTTCTCGTTAACTGCAGGAAAGCAACTGTACATGTACGATAGAATCATAGATTTGAGTGGTTTTGTGGAAATAGTCCTATCCACATTTAACATTCTAAGAAACTTACTAATATTAATAAACCCagcgaaaaaaaaattaaagaaaatctcgGGAGCATTCTTATACCAGAAAAGAAACAATAGTACTTGATCTCGACCACAAAAATTTGCTCCAGATATAATTCAACCGCCGCAAAAGGACTCTTCTTTCCTCAAATCAATGATACCCCGCCTATTCAAAATCATGCAACATATCATGACTCTCTCCGAATAAAAAGTCAGCAACTTCAAAGTTGCCATACATCACGTACGGAACACTTggtaaattaaattttcttggCACATGGGTTCCTTCAGACAGATTCGCACTACAAAATCTGAGCAGCTGTGTTCAACTTTTCGGCTAAGCTGAGCTGCGTCCTGGTGATGCTTGACAAATAGAGCAAGAGAAAATTGTCCTgcaagggaaaagaaaaaggattaaATTCACCATCAGAACAACAGCCAAATTGGATAATCAGTTGAATAGTCAGTTAGTACATTTACTTCAATTCTAACCTTAACGAAGGTATTAacctaatatatttaattacctGTAGACTGTTATTTACAAGTTTATCCAAAGCTGATGGTGACAGTTTGGGAAGGGACGATACAGTTTCTGATAAAAATCTCCCTATACTGTTATCTGGAGCTACATGCCCATCCTGTGAAGAAAAACATTTATAATCTTAAACAAAAACGAGGTGATCAGTAACCTCAAGgggtggtgtactgatcctgaGGCGAGCCATACAAAACAAACTCTGCATTCACACTCTGGAGCCATTGGGCTGGGAAAATTTTTCATTGAATTACCCAAGCTGCACTTGTTGAAAACTCCCAAGATTATTTAGGACTTTGTCCCGGGCACCCGgtgccaaaataaataaaaaaagacacatGATCAATAATTGAGAAGATATTGCAACCTTACCATAACATTGTCAACATATTTGTGGACATCATCAATTAAAGCTAATAGCCTTTCCATTGAAGCTTCCATCCCTTCTAAATCATTTGGGAGTTTGTCAACCGTTCTTGACTTTACGATATCAACTGCCATCATGAAATTTATTCTTGATCAAAGTTGCATCAAGATTATAAGTCCAATCAATCACACATAGATTTGCATCAGACTACAACACATCATCACTCAAATGATCAACGAGCCCAGAAAAATATAACTGAATCCcttcgtttcttttttttcaagcCTACAATGTACTCCAATAATGGTGTGCCTTTTAAAAGGAACAAAGAGACTTTTTCATCAACTACGAAGACTTTTTCAGCACATGTAGACATTAtgttaagggcttgtttggaaaaaattttcatcccaaaattttcatctcatctcatctcatctcattccatctctttccaaaacatcactcaaaacacaaaaactttcaaactaatcattaagattttttcaaactttcaaacaaaaaataaaaaacaattcaatcttttcaaatctccaaacaaaaataatattaaaagactatattctaacaatattttaacttataatattttttattcaattttgttttctctcctttcccaaaacctcataaaacattaactcaaactatctcattactattcacaaactatcttactactattcacaaaattttcatcttatctcactcccCAAGCTTGTCCTTAGTCTTCTGTCATGAATTGTTCAAAAGGAATGAGGAACTAAAAGTGAATTCTTACATCCAACTCGTTCAGCTTCAACCATACGAAGATCAAGAGGAATTTCCTGGAATTGCGCAGCAAGATGCCGGTCTCCAAGAgacaaaatgaaagaaacatACGCTTTGATTGTTCCCTGTCCATTCCTGAATCCTGTGTCAACAGTCAGATGAACAGGATTGGGAACTTCTCTAGAATAAAACTCGTGTATGAGTGCACTACCACCAGTGACACCAAGACCAGTTGAATACCTGCATACATTAATTGTTTCTATAAGGTACCAAAGAAAGATTGCAACCAGCTCATACAAATCAAAACTCCTTTGACATAAACCCCAAATTAATCCAAAAAGCAGCCAAGCAGGAGTCAGTTCCTGTCCATTTTCAAAACACGAGAAACCAAAAGCTCAAAAGTAGCTACATTTTAgttgatattttgatattaagaGGATTTCCCAAGCTTGGGgttggacaatttttttttattctttttctttctaacaAGTTGTTAAGACATGAACTTCATTTTGACCTTTGATAACGGTTCACATCGATCTGATACCAAGTAAATTTCCCCGTATAAAATCCTCCTCCTCTCGCACCCCTTTGTTAATCTGTATTTTGCAGCTTTGAAATAGTTCCTAGTATTATCAAcaactaaatattaaaagagtAAAAACGTAACGTGCCATTTACCATCCAACAATGACTTCCTTCGGATTCACTTTTTGGTGCGATGCTAGGATATTGTGATGGTACTCGATATCCAAAGCAACCTGCaattcaaatttgttttttaaaaaaaaaacaaggaaaatgCGAAAGAGCATGAGAAAACATGAATATTGTTGATGTGTGGGAGCATTATCAGTGACTATCGCAAGCATAGATAGACTGTGCAAGGTCTTTAAAACCAAATACTGAATCGGCACTTCTAATTTGACAGTTAAGACACGCTAAGTTGGCAtaaaatcatttcccaaaaataaaaccttcaACTGATAAAATACGGCAAATTCATTCAACATCCTAAGTCAGGTCCCGATTAATCAATTTTACctttctgattttctttttcttacagACCAAACAGTAATTATACAAATCTTAAAATccaagataaatattataataacgCAAGTTCGATGTAAATCTCATGGGGAGGGAGGGAAACCTGGTCGGAGGACTCGTTGTGTGGAACGGCATAGGAGTTGCGGATTTCAACCGTGCCGTCGGAAGAGACCGAGCCAAGGAGGGTACCGATTACACGCTCGGCTTGGTCAGGACGCCTCACGTAGCAATCGCAGATGTTGAAGATAACTAGAGGGTGAACCCTCGCCGAAAAACTCGCCGAAGACGGTGTGAACTGCAGCACTGTGTGCTCACTCGTCGCCATTCTCAGCGCTCGGATTGTCTGGGTTCGGTTGGGCACGCCAACTGTGCACAGCGGGAGCTAGGGCTTGCGGAGAGTGCCGAGAcgttgagaaaagaaaagattggAATTTGGTGCTAAACACAGAACACCGTTCGGTTATTGTTGGGCCACGAGCGGTGCTACAATGGGTTTCAGCCCATTACACATGATAAGATTGGGCCAGACTGTGATGCCCTGAGATAAACTAGCAAAAATATGTCCGGAATGAATGAATGAGATTATGGTACCCAAAGTTTTAggtctcatttatttttgtagatgagatTAACtaagattaatattaaaaaattaaataaaatatttttaaaatatatttttttaatattatttttattttaagatttgaaaaatattgaattatgtattttattttttattaaaatttgaaaaatttataataatgaaatgagatgagatgagttgagaagttttctgaaaataaaagtggcCTTAGTGAAAGATGAATAGAATAGATTTTCTGGCCCAGAAGTTTTATGGGATTTCTCTGAGTGGGGAGTGGAAAATCAACTCTAAATGCTTTGTTTAATATTAGGTTAAAGGGGAATATTGTTCTTCAttcaatattttgttatttaattaagtaataGAGATATAAAACTGCTAAATATAAATGGAAAAGTAGTTGTGTATCATGTTCCCATTAGAATGAGTAGtattatcattttcaattgtCCTACCATTTACTTTGTAACAATGTTTTATATGCTATGAGCAAACCCGAGCCATATTAACTGCTACAGCGTGAATGGTTTATATGCTGTGACACATCATGCATTTGCAAGTCAATTGAAATGCAACATGCTCATTCTAACTCCCATTTTCATTAACGATCCTACCTACGTTTTACTGTGTTATAGGACTATGGCCCATTTGCCACCTTGACTCATTACCTTTTATGTATTTAGTCCCTCGGTTCATTTATGTTGAGAAATAAAACTTTGTTCCTTTTGTCAATAATCCGCATCTTGCATTAATATGTAAGCAGCTGAATGAAGCCagttatatatagattataagATTTTTACTCCAAATTTGGAAATGAGAATTATTAATTGATGCGCATTTAACATTCATAAAAGTGAGGAGGAAAATGGGACCGGGTGAACCAAGAGATTGGACTTCTTTATTTTGAGCAGGGggaatcgaaaaaaaaaaaaaatgtcattaatTAAGAGATGGTAGCTAGTTGTGAACTCAACAAAACTATATTTTCATCAAAGTTTAATTaggttgtataaaaatttattgtagtggactcaacaaaactacaatatttttaattttgataattttcactGATCAAATCTGTTGAGTCTAAGTTActggccaaatattattttgacataaaaaattCCTCTTTTCCGCACCTAAATCCCAAATTGCCGTCTCCCACGATCCATTTCGTAACTTCTCTGCAATGTCTCTCACGACTCCGTCAAAGTTTTCAAATCAACCAAATTCAACATCAATCATATCAAGAACAATGTAAACTGAAGGTCTTTCTTTCTCTGTAATTGCAAATTCTTGATCTGATAATATAAATGTCATTTAGCACAACTGAAGACATCATAAGAATATTCAACTCAAAGACAATAGTCTGTAATCCCTTCACCATCTCTACATAGAGAGAGCTCTATGAAATTTCACTCTCATATGCTTTCAAAATTTTCGAGGGCAAAGTCAAAAATTTCGAGATTAGAATCCTAGCTTCCTatcaatagagagagagaatagtttttatagataattttgtgtatttgtcaaaattaaaatattcaaactacaattaaaattaaaataaatgaaaagattaaaattaatattttaatagaatagtaataaatttaaaaaatttattatttaatattattaaaaagtgattagctaaatttataaataaaaatgaatttttttaattaaattttagtcaaattttattGAGTGAGGTTGTAGTCCGTCAGATTTCGTAATCCAAAAGTTATTCAAGTAATTACGTATGCCGTGTGGATGCGGTTGTTTTGtactattttaataaatactacaatattcatatttaaaagaatCAGCTTTTttatatcagttttttttttttttttttttttgtttcacatAACAAGGATTTCATTCATCAACAAAAACACTACAAAACAATGGTTCAATAAACTGAGGGAAAGAATCTTCCCATACAGACATCTCTTCAACATGCCGTGCATATCTTGCTAGTTTGTGTGCATATCagttaatataatagttataaaaaaaatcagttaatGTAATAAGTGGTGATTATTGTtccatttttatgtttttttttaattttttttataattttaaacattttaaaaaatataaaaaaatattaatacattaataatcaattccttaattattaaataaaaaaaattaaaaaaattaaaatacataaaatatcaaaataggAAATAAATTGAATCAacaaagtaacatttttctataataatatcaatattctcGCGTCACTGTGCTCAAGGCTTGTAACCATCccgtctttatttttttaatttccttgattTGACATTTGATCTAACAACCTAGATTAAGCATAATGGCAAttattaaatagtaaaaaacaaaatgggCTATCTATATCACCACAGTAGGTGGGTGCAGGTAAATGCCCTTTCCGACTATAAGACAATCGAATGGAGAGTGGCTTAAAGAAAAGTAATATAACTCATCGCCCAAGAGCTAAAATGTACATTAATTACCCAACAGTGATGAGTTAAATTACTTTTACGAATACTAATTTACGAGCttatttttgccttttctttttgttgtacCAATCATGTTATTAATTGACTCCATTTCAAggttaaatatcaaattatctataaataataacgaaatattttttaaataatttataaataatagtaaattatttattgaataaatacGAACTAGTCAGAAAATATCTTCCAGATTTCCAAACAGACCTTAGAATGAGGCCGATGACTATCACCCAACAGTCAAGATGAAAATGGTGCATGAACGAGCATGAATTCAGTTCTGGTAAGCAGTACACTGATCTGATTTATATAGTTTGGAACATGATGAGCTTTGAAGCAGTTTGCTCTTTGTTATTCTGCATTGAAAATACACAAGTTCACAGCCGAACAAACAAAGTCCGCCTACTAGAAATGGGGCCCATCAACAACCTATTCCCCTTTGAAGAAGAAAGACACGAAATTAAGAAGGAACTTTGAAAGAAGCATGCCACTATTACATATCTTATCTTTACCCACACATACACACAGAAATCTGGACAGACTTGGCTAGAGTGGTCTTTTAACTTGCAACATCAATGGCCACAAAATTTAAAGCATCACGGATTGTGCACGGTGAAGCGTCACTAGCTTCACTTTGACTTGAAGGGCATGGCTCTGATCACAACCTGGTGGTATAGAGCTGCGAGTGCTGCCCCAATGAATGGTCCCACCCAGAAAATCCACTGCTCAAGGAAAACGGGAATAGGTTATAGGTTAtagattatttaatatatatatatatatatatatatatatatatatatatatcaagagaCGGGAGAAATCAGAATCAGATGGTTTACGTGGTCATCCCAGGCGCGGTCCTTGTTGTAGATGATTGCAGCACCAAGACTCCGAGCTGGGTTGATACCTGTTCCAGTAATGGGTATGGTAGCCAAGTGTACCAAGAATACCGCGAACCCAATAGGTAGAGGTGCTAAAATCTGATCAAGACAAAAATATATCAACCAATCATCATattgaaagaaggaaaaagagagagagatcagagccAGAGGGGAGACTGCTTACAGGAACGTGGGAGTCCCTGGCGCTACGCTTGGCATCAGTGGCGGAGAAAACAGTGTATACAAGAACGAAGGTACCAACAATTTCAGCGCCAAGGCCATCACCTTTGGTGTAACCATTGGCCACAAAGTTGGCCCCACCATTCAACCTTACGTACTCGCCCTTCAAGAACCCCCTCACAACACCAGCACCACAGATGGCACCTAGGCACTGCATCACCATGTAGAACAACGCCCTCGTCAGCGACAGCTTCCTCGCCAGAAAAAGCCCGAACGTTACGGCTGGATTTATGTGACCCCCTGCCgcaattgaaaaacaaaataaaagtaaataatttaatcattttaccaAACTAAAGGTATGAGCCCGTCTAGCTCAGTTGGTAGAGCGCAAGGCTCTTAACCTTGTGGTCGTGGGTTCGAGCCCCACGGTGGGCGCTGTTTTTGTTTTCCAGCACCGGATCCGGATGTCAGTCCCATTTAGATTTTAGAAGGCAAAGGAAAATAACTGTAAAATACAGCCGCATAATGTCGAACCTGAGATGCCAGCGGTGCAGTAGACGAGGGCGAAGATCATGCCGCCGAAGGCCCAAGCGATCCCTTGGATCCCGACATTTGCGCACTTATTTTTACCTGGGTCTACTGGCTTAACAACGCCCATCACCGTCAAAATTGTGATGTACAGAAACAGGAAGGTCGCCACGAACTCGGCAATCCCAGCCCTGTAAAAAGACCAAGAGCTCAGCTCCCCAGGCTCAAACAGTGGAGCCGGTGGTGGCTCCGTGTAGTCCTTGCCATCGTCCTGGCTCTGAGCAGCAGTCCCGATCGGTTGCCTCTCCGGGAACTTGTTGGCTCCCAATCTAACATCCTCTTCTTTACCCTCCATCTCAGCCCCGACTCCAAAGCTTTAGCAACAAACAAGTTGATTAGTGAGTGATCGTTTGATCTGCTGCGCCCAACGAGAGTGGCAAGCGGGTTGTGGAATTATATAAAGCAAAACGGGACCAGAGTTGCTGAAGTGAGCAGGAGAGGTGGTGGGACCATGTGGATGTTTtagaatgaatttattttcttatctaGAGGCCGACCCATCATTTTCACGACCTTTCATGTAAAAGTCTATTTTACcctgattttttctttttttctttttttttgaaaggtGGCCTACGCCAATCGCTGGTAGCACCGGCCGGGCACAAGCTCGTCCGTACACGTGCCGAGGTTGTATGAATAACTCCACCGTCCATGCTCttaaaaatggagaaaaattgTTAGATTGATTTTTCCAACTTTTCATGGACTACCAGTTAATCCCTCCTCCCTGTGACTGTATTATCGGCTGCATCTTCACATTCGCCTCGAGGAGTCATAAAAAGTTCAAATATAAATGTTAAATGTGAATACACATttctatattaataatatttatttgttaataaataaacttataaatatattatacacTGTTTATTGTTGTAAGATGAGTTATTtatataacattaaatatttgataaatattatagaatttaGCGTATTTCATGTTCAATTTTAATCAGGATCtctttatcatcatcattattattattattaacctAAATCTTAGGTTCAACTCTATTTCATTGGCCTCAAGCTATACGTCAgagcttaatatttttttgagtttcttTGTAATATGGAAAAGGAATAAAATCCTAAAGGTGAGTGGATAATCATCACAAACATGAATTATTTTCAAGCTTATCCAAGAGATCCATGGTGGATATACGATTTTTTATACCCATGTCAATTAAGAGGTTGCTGAGTTATTAGTACGTGGGGCCAATTGTTATGGGCCAAAATATGGTGACGACAAATAGGTTATCGTTCTTTCTTTCAACATGGCTAGTAATAATCAATTCATCATTTGCCTGTTAAATGATCACTGGGCTTCTAATAGCcctattaatattgttttttcatACATATGAGGAGAGGAGCTAATGATTACTTGTTCACGGTGCAGAGGCCAGGGGCAGACATTCATGCCGGAAGTTTTGTTTGGATGAGAAGATTAATCTCTCATCCAGTAACGTGTCTTTTTATTACGGATGACACGTCCGgataagaaacaaaataaaaaaatttgatgttATTGTCGCATGCCAATGTCTTCGAATCTTCTTTCAAATTACAGTCGAGACTCGCACCACAATTCGCATCTGTGTTAGAATCTGGATGGCAAAGCCGCCCCCACATTGGTGTGGCTCAAAGACAAGATGCACTTGTGCGAATTAGTACAAACCAGCATAGGGCCAGGGTTCTTTTCTGGACCACAGCACTACAGCAGCACTTCGATGGTTCGCTtcataataacaaaataaatttattttctattcttttaatatctattatttcatcatttatagatatacaaaattattaatagcactattttgttaaaaattgtaaatgaaACTTCTATTAGATTTCCCAAgtttttataacattattattcaGTTGTATGGCAATTTAATAGTCTGTAATGGTCTCGGTTAGTCGGTTTGTCAGAACCTAATTGCATATTTATAAATACTGAATTTGTTTGTTAGCATATGAATTGAATGCTAAATTAAGTTAGGCAAGAAATAGGTGGATGACACTTACAGGACGGACAAGT
Above is a genomic segment from Juglans microcarpa x Juglans regia isolate MS1-56 chromosome 1D, Jm3101_v1.0, whole genome shotgun sequence containing:
- the LOC121248158 gene encoding probable aquaporin PIP1-4; the encoded protein is MEGKEEDVRLGANKFPERQPIGTAAQSQDDGKDYTEPPPAPLFEPGELSSWSFYRAGIAEFVATFLFLYITILTVMGVVKPVDPGKNKCANVGIQGIAWAFGGMIFALVYCTAGISGGHINPAVTFGLFLARKLSLTRALFYMVMQCLGAICGAGVVRGFLKGEYVRLNGGANFVANGYTKGDGLGAEIVGTFVLVYTVFSATDAKRSARDSHVPILAPLPIGFAVFLVHLATIPITGTGINPARSLGAAIIYNKDRAWDDHWIFWVGPFIGAALAALYHQVVIRAMPFKSK
- the LOC121248323 gene encoding eukaryotic translation initiation factor 3 subunit F-like codes for the protein MATSEHTVLQFTPSSASFSARVHPLVIFNICDCYVRRPDQAERVIGTLLGSVSSDGTVEIRNSYAVPHNESSDQVALDIEYHHNILASHQKVNPKEVIVGWYSTGLGVTGGSALIHEFYSREVPNPVHLTVDTGFRNGQGTIKAYVSFILSLGDRHLAAQFQEIPLDLRMVEAERVGFDIVKSRTVDKLPNDLEGMEASMERLLALIDDVHKYVDNVMDGHVAPDNSIGRFLSETVSSLPKLSPSALDKLVNNSLQDNFLLLYLSSITRTQLSLAEKLNTAAQIL